The genomic DNA TAGTAGATGCTGCACTTGGGGCAAATGGCGGAAGCACGGCGATCGGGATGGTGATAGCAATTGACCGCAATTTCGTGGTACGCCGCCTCCGGCGCATGCGCTTGGGCGGTGTCCGGAGCGGATTTGCGTTCCTCTTCTTCGTACTCCCAGAATCCTTTGCTCATGCTGCTCCTGGCTGTATCTCGAATGGAGATGGACGGACTCGAACCGACGGCCTCCTGCGTGCAAAGCAGGCGCTCTCCCAACTGAGCTACATCCCCAAAATAGGCGCTGACCTAAATGGGTCGACCTGGATTCGAACCAGGGACCTCGTCCTTATCAGGGACGCGCTCTAACCAACTGAGCTACCGACCCGCCGATGCGATTCTATCTCAACGGCCATTGAGTGTCAATTGTGAACGGGCGAATTGCAACTGCGCGCAATCCCCCACATTGGAATCCCCCCTGGCTTTCCAACACACACAAAGCATCACGCGGGGACGCGCGGCGTCTTCCGCATCCAGCGAGCTTGACAATCGAGCCGCCTTTAAAATATACTCCTGTTTCAAGTTTTGCTGGGTGCAAACCCGGGAGCTTCAAATGCCGTTACCAAAGCAAAAAATAAGTAAAACCAAAAGGGCCAAGCGGCGCGCCAGCTGCTTTATGCCCATCAAGCACCCCGCGCTCGTGCGCTGCCCGAACTGCGCGGGATACAAGCTTTCACATTTTGTCTGTCCGCACTGCGGATGGTACAAGGGCAGCGAGGTTGTCAAGATAAAGGTTAAGAAGGAATCATCGGCTGCCTAGCCGTCGCTTAAGGGGTATTCAGGAATGAGCACATTCGACGAATTAAGGGCACTGGTGGCGTCAAAGCTTGACGTACCGGAAGAGAAGATCACCGAATCGTCGCACTTCGTTGACGATCTGGGCGCTGACTCGCTCGACCGGGCGGACCTCGTGATGGAGATCGAGGAGAAGTTCAACGTCAGCTTCGCCGACCAGAACGCCGAGGAATTCGCCACAGTCGGCGACGTCTTCAAGGCCATCGAGGCCATCAAGGGCTAACCGCCTCCATTTGTTTCAAAATCCCGGCCCGAACGCGCACGCGCGCCCGTCCGCGCTTTTCGCGACGCGGCCGCGCTTGACATTCCCCCTAGAAATACTTATCATCGGTATAGCTTAACTTGGAGCAACGCCGATGAGCGAACTTGGAGCAGCAATCAAAATCGCCAGGCTGGGCGCCGGGCTGACCGCCCGCGAGCTAGGCAGGATGGTCGGGCTCAGCCACAGCTATATTTCGCAGCTCGAATCCGGTACGATCCGCATCCCCAGCCCCGCGGTATTGAAAAAACTCGCCGCCGCGCTCCCCATGCTCGATTACCGCAGGCTGCTCGTCCTGGCCGGATACCTTTCGACGGTCGACGAGTTCGGCCCCGCGGACTCCGCTGCGGGCGGAGC from bacterium includes the following:
- the rpmF gene encoding 50S ribosomal protein L32; the protein is MPLPKQKISKTKRAKRRASCFMPIKHPALVRCPNCAGYKLSHFVCPHCGWYKGSEVVKIKVKKESSAA
- the acpP gene encoding acyl carrier protein, whose product is MSTFDELRALVASKLDVPEEKITESSHFVDDLGADSLDRADLVMEIEEKFNVSFADQNAEEFATVGDVFKAIEAIKG